In Blastopirellula sediminis, the following proteins share a genomic window:
- the bioB gene encoding biotin synthase BioB, which yields MAIVEDATLTVENRWMKLAQDVLGGARLSEEDGLAILRSSDDELLDLLSAAFAIRKRHFGKTVQLYQLMNAKSGLCPEDCGYCSQSKVSDAEIPKYNFLSREKLMQGAEIAAERGVKTYCIVISARGPNEREMKAVETIVPEIKEKYDLKICACLGLLSQDQADRLKACGVDRVNHNVNTSKDYYEKICSTHTYEDRLETLSAVRNAGIELCSGGIVGMGETDLDIVRMANELRDLNVESIPVNFLNPIEGTPLHEQGRDLTPRRCLKILAMYRFANPQSELRIAGGREIHLRSLQPLGLYAANSIFLGDYLTTAGQQAEEDYRMLEDLGFEVTKCDEAIVGRKRLEN from the coding sequence ATGGCGATTGTTGAAGACGCGACCCTGACCGTCGAAAACCGTTGGATGAAGCTGGCTCAAGACGTTTTGGGCGGAGCCCGGCTGAGCGAAGAAGACGGCCTGGCGATTTTGCGCAGCAGCGACGACGAATTGCTCGACCTGCTGTCGGCCGCCTTCGCGATCCGCAAACGTCACTTCGGCAAAACGGTTCAGCTCTATCAGCTGATGAACGCCAAGAGCGGTCTCTGCCCCGAGGATTGCGGCTACTGCTCGCAGTCGAAGGTCTCCGACGCCGAGATCCCGAAGTACAACTTCCTCAGCCGCGAAAAGCTGATGCAAGGCGCCGAGATCGCCGCCGAGCGCGGCGTGAAAACCTACTGCATCGTCATCTCGGCCCGCGGTCCTAACGAACGCGAAATGAAAGCGGTCGAAACGATCGTCCCCGAGATCAAAGAGAAGTACGACCTGAAGATCTGCGCCTGCTTGGGCTTGTTGTCGCAAGATCAGGCCGATCGCTTGAAGGCGTGCGGCGTCGACCGCGTTAATCACAACGTCAACACCAGCAAAGATTACTACGAGAAGATCTGCTCGACCCACACCTACGAAGATCGTCTCGAAACGCTCTCGGCCGTTCGTAACGCAGGCATCGAACTTTGCAGCGGCGGGATCGTCGGCATGGGCGAAACCGATCTCGACATCGTCCGCATGGCGAACGAACTGCGCGACCTGAACGTCGAATCGATCCCGGTCAACTTCCTGAACCCGATCGAAGGGACGCCGCTGCACGAGCAAGGTCGCGACCTGACGCCGCGCCGCTGCTTGAAGATCTTGGCGATGTACCGCTTCGCCAATCCGCAGAGCGAACTCCGCATCGCCGGCGGCCGCGAGATTCATCTCCGCAGCCTCCAGCCGCTCGGTCTGTACGCGGCCAACTCGATCTTCCTCGGCGATTACCTGACCACCGCCGGTCAGCAAGCCGAAGAGGACTACCGCATGCTGGAAGACCTCGGCTTCGAGGTGACCAAGTGCGACGAAGCGATCGTTGGTCGGAAGCGTCTCGAGAACTAG
- a CDS encoding nucleoside deaminase: MDEFLKLAIEEARKGLSEGGIPIGSVLVVDGQVRGHGHNRRVQKGSAILHAEMDCLENAGRLTAKDYQRSVLYSTLSPCDMCSGTALLYKIPKIVIGENRTFQGPEDYVRSRGVELEIVDSEECIELMREFIAARPELWNEDIGV; this comes from the coding sequence ATGGACGAATTTCTGAAACTCGCCATTGAAGAGGCGCGCAAAGGGCTTTCCGAAGGGGGCATTCCAATCGGATCGGTCTTAGTGGTCGATGGCCAGGTCCGCGGGCACGGGCACAATCGTCGCGTGCAGAAAGGGAGCGCCATCCTGCACGCTGAGATGGACTGCCTCGAAAACGCCGGACGTCTGACCGCCAAGGACTATCAGCGGTCGGTTCTCTATTCGACTCTCTCCCCCTGCGACATGTGCAGCGGGACGGCGCTGCTCTACAAGATTCCGAAGATCGTAATCGGCGAGAATCGGACCTTCCAAGGGCCCGAAGATTACGTCCGCAGCCGCGGCGTTGAGCTGGAAATCGTCGACAGCGAAGAGTGCATTGAGCTGATGCGCGAGTTTATCGCCGCTCGCCCGGAACTGTGGAACGAGGATATCGGCGTCTAA
- a CDS encoding putative sensor domain DACNV-containing protein — MFAGLTKEGRVVMFSHDQADIREHLECFQVQLGFEPLAGIDYIRADNKIVPDMDRMKRHDMEEHRKYSLETNPAWVSGVDLPEPKMAEDSLSPPLVYPDAFAQLVYEESRRLPTAPSLELVRHSVSSLYFASLEKEEQISYALRIELIPRTVFEESDMERNVSLFRLKRPLPLTPANLIKLGPAIDPGQTSILAQESNGQFEIWGMVARGRSLHNSMMGETSQWSAVGPHPVLLRSRAPGHLVAEVLDYRVGEYKSGAVVTDYLPIFRDDGPLRRFLDSKKLGTAPCRLSILPIIQRLVRRAVDFGHGGIIVIADIAEYARLSESDHDIFQSKYDIALSDSIAIYRNSEQKSRRWSRAKAAQNESSPSSTLDLSGPHIGPRTFSADEVFKGKIQELSNGRFLSRLASHWAAADEMAARNRRNGNMQGFNVWKDMLQSSERAVRDAEYAIGSLASPDGALLLGTDLSVLGFGVMIRNVGNVTEIYKARDVAASRVERFDLTSFGTRHQSAAWLASQMQSGLIFVMSEDETITALMRWRGKTIAWRPVTIDNISDGKWLEEAG, encoded by the coding sequence ATGTTCGCCGGATTGACGAAAGAGGGTCGCGTCGTGATGTTCTCTCACGACCAGGCCGATATTCGCGAGCACCTGGAGTGCTTTCAGGTGCAGTTGGGGTTCGAGCCGCTGGCCGGCATCGATTATATTCGCGCTGACAATAAGATTGTGCCTGACATGGATCGGATGAAGCGGCACGACATGGAAGAACATCGAAAGTACTCGCTCGAAACGAACCCGGCCTGGGTCTCCGGCGTCGACTTGCCGGAACCGAAGATGGCGGAAGACTCGCTCAGCCCGCCGCTGGTTTATCCCGATGCGTTCGCCCAACTGGTCTACGAAGAGTCGCGCCGTTTGCCGACCGCGCCGTCGCTGGAACTGGTCCGCCATTCGGTCAGCTCCCTCTATTTCGCCAGCCTCGAAAAAGAAGAGCAGATCTCCTACGCACTTCGCATCGAGCTGATTCCCCGCACCGTCTTCGAGGAATCGGACATGGAGCGGAACGTCAGTCTGTTTCGCTTGAAACGACCGCTGCCGCTGACGCCGGCCAACCTGATCAAGCTGGGCCCCGCGATCGATCCTGGCCAGACCTCGATTCTGGCGCAAGAGAGTAACGGCCAGTTCGAGATCTGGGGGATGGTCGCCCGCGGCCGATCGCTCCACAACTCGATGATGGGGGAAACGTCGCAGTGGTCGGCGGTTGGTCCCCATCCGGTATTGCTCCGATCTCGCGCGCCCGGCCACCTGGTCGCCGAAGTGCTCGACTATCGGGTTGGCGAATACAAGTCGGGCGCCGTCGTCACCGACTACTTGCCGATTTTCCGCGATGACGGCCCCCTCCGGCGATTCCTCGACAGCAAGAAGCTGGGAACGGCGCCCTGTCGGCTTTCGATCTTGCCGATCATCCAGCGTCTCGTCCGCCGCGCGGTCGACTTCGGTCATGGCGGCATCATCGTGATCGCCGACATCGCCGAATACGCGCGGTTAAGCGAAAGCGACCACGACATCTTCCAGTCGAAATACGACATCGCCCTGAGCGATTCGATCGCCATCTATCGCAACAGCGAACAAAAGAGTCGCCGCTGGTCGCGCGCCAAAGCGGCGCAGAACGAATCGTCGCCAAGTTCAACGCTCGACCTGAGCGGCCCGCACATCGGCCCGCGAACTTTTTCCGCGGACGAAGTTTTCAAAGGGAAAATCCAAGAGCTCTCCAACGGGCGGTTCCTCTCCCGTCTCGCCTCGCACTGGGCGGCGGCCGATGAGATGGCGGCCCGCAATCGTCGCAACGGCAACATGCAGGGCTTCAACGTCTGGAAAGATATGCTCCAGTCGTCGGAACGAGCCGTCCGTGACGCCGAATATGCGATCGGCAGTCTCGCCAGTCCCGACGGAGCGCTGCTGCTGGGGACCGATCTCAGCGTCCTCGGCTTCGGCGTGATGATTCGCAACGTCGGCAACGTCACCGAGATCTACAAGGCCCGCGACGTCGCCGCGAGTCGCGTCGAACGGTTCGACCTGACCAGCTTCGGCACGCGTCACCAATCGGCCGCGTGGCTCGCCAGCCAAATGCAAAGCGGCCTGATCTTCGTGATGTCGGAAGACGAAACGATCACCGCCCTGATGCGCTGGCGCGGCAAGACGATCGCCTGGCGCCCGGTGACGATCGACAACATCAGCGATGGAAAGTGGCTGGAAGAAGCCGGCTAA
- the leuD gene encoding 3-isopropylmalate dehydratase small subunit → MKEFTTHTGVVATMDRANVDTDQIIPKQFLKRIERTGFGQFLFFDWRFNDDGSPNRDFELNQPGLASASILVARRNFGSGSSREHAVWALDDYGFRAVIAPSFADIFYGNSFKNGLLPVRLTEGQVEEIFEKAKQVGPGFQLTINLEAQTVTDDDGLLFNFEIDEARKLKMLNGLDDIALTLQHEDKIVAFEKANGL, encoded by the coding sequence ATGAAAGAATTCACCACCCACACCGGCGTCGTCGCTACGATGGACCGGGCCAACGTCGACACCGACCAGATCATTCCGAAGCAGTTTCTGAAGCGGATCGAACGAACCGGTTTCGGCCAGTTCCTTTTTTTCGACTGGCGTTTTAACGACGACGGTTCGCCCAACCGCGACTTCGAGTTGAATCAGCCCGGTCTCGCTTCGGCGTCGATCCTGGTCGCGCGTCGTAACTTTGGCAGCGGTTCGAGCCGCGAACATGCCGTTTGGGCGCTGGACGACTACGGTTTTCGCGCCGTGATCGCTCCCAGCTTCGCCGACATTTTCTACGGCAACAGCTTCAAGAACGGCCTCTTGCCGGTTCGTCTGACCGAAGGGCAGGTCGAAGAGATCTTCGAAAAGGCGAAGCAGGTCGGTCCCGGCTTCCAGTTGACGATCAACCTCGAAGCGCAAACGGTTACCGATGATGACGGCCTCTTGTTCAACTTCGAGATCGACGAAGCCCGCAAGCTGAAAATGCTGAACGGCCTTGACGACATCGCGCTCACCTTGCAGCACGAAGACAAGATCGTCGCCTTCGAAAAGGCGAACGGCCTGTAA
- the leuC gene encoding 3-isopropylmalate dehydratase large subunit yields MSGSAPRTMFQKIWDNHLVLQEEGQQAIIYIDLQLVHEVTSAQAFEGLRLAGRKLRRPDRHVATPDHNIPTTDRSLPIVDPISKQQIDTLRSNCQEFGVRLYDLNDRKQGIVHVIGPELGLTQPGMTIVCGDSHTATHGAFGALAFGIGTSEVEHVMATQTLLQTTPKTMEVRINGKLAPGVTAKDLILYVIGKLTTAGGTGYVIEYTGEAIRNLTMEERMTVCNMTIEAGARAGMIAPDETTFEYVRGREFAPKDFDAAVEKWKQLPTDEGAKYDEVLIFEAKDIAPQVTWGTNPGQVAPVIANVPSPADFSDATEQKSTQAALDYMGLTAGQPLTEVKIDRVFIGSCTNARIEDLRAAAKVVKGHKIAAGVHAMVVPGSGQVKEQAEAEGLDAIFRAAGFEWREAGCSMCLAMNPDKLAPGERCASTSNRNFEGRQGKGGRTHLVSPEMAAAAGVTGHFVDIRDWKYC; encoded by the coding sequence ATGAGCGGATCCGCCCCCCGTACCATGTTCCAGAAGATCTGGGACAACCACCTTGTTCTGCAAGAAGAGGGCCAGCAGGCGATTATTTACATCGATCTGCAACTGGTGCACGAAGTGACCAGCGCTCAAGCGTTTGAAGGGCTCCGTCTGGCTGGCCGCAAACTGCGCCGCCCTGATCGCCACGTCGCTACTCCCGACCACAACATTCCGACGACCGACCGCTCGCTGCCGATCGTCGATCCGATCTCGAAGCAGCAGATCGATACCCTCCGCAGCAACTGCCAGGAGTTCGGCGTCCGTCTCTACGACCTGAACGACCGCAAGCAAGGGATCGTCCACGTCATCGGTCCGGAACTGGGTCTCACCCAGCCCGGCATGACGATCGTCTGCGGCGATAGCCACACCGCGACGCACGGCGCCTTCGGCGCGTTGGCGTTTGGCATCGGCACCAGCGAAGTCGAACACGTCATGGCGACGCAGACGCTGCTGCAAACCACGCCGAAGACGATGGAAGTTCGCATCAACGGCAAGCTCGCTCCCGGCGTCACCGCCAAAGACTTGATCCTCTACGTGATCGGCAAGCTGACGACCGCCGGCGGTACCGGCTACGTGATCGAATACACCGGCGAAGCGATCCGCAACCTGACGATGGAAGAGCGGATGACCGTCTGTAACATGACGATCGAAGCTGGCGCCCGCGCCGGGATGATCGCTCCGGACGAAACGACCTTTGAATACGTCCGCGGCCGCGAATTCGCCCCGAAAGATTTTGACGCCGCCGTCGAGAAGTGGAAGCAGCTGCCGACCGACGAAGGCGCCAAGTACGACGAAGTTCTGATCTTCGAGGCCAAGGACATCGCTCCGCAGGTCACCTGGGGAACCAACCCCGGCCAGGTCGCTCCGGTCATCGCCAACGTTCCGTCGCCGGCTGATTTCAGCGACGCGACCGAACAGAAGTCGACGCAAGCCGCGCTCGACTACATGGGTCTGACCGCTGGTCAGCCGCTGACCGAAGTGAAGATCGACCGCGTCTTCATCGGTTCGTGCACCAACGCTCGCATCGAAGACCTCCGCGCCGCCGCCAAGGTGGTCAAAGGTCACAAGATCGCCGCCGGCGTCCACGCGATGGTCGTGCCGGGCAGCGGTCAGGTCAAAGAGCAAGCCGAAGCCGAAGGGCTCGACGCGATCTTCCGCGCAGCCGGTTTTGAATGGCGCGAAGCAGGCTGCAGCATGTGCCTGGCGATGAACCCCGACAAGCTCGCGCCGGGCGAACGTTGCGCCTCGACCAGCAACCGCAACTTTGAAGGTCGACAAGGGAAGGGGGGACGCACCCATCTCGTCTCTCCGGAGATGGCCGCCGCCGCTGGCGTGACCGGTCACTTCGTCGACATCCGCGACTGGAAGTACTGCTAG
- a CDS encoding serine/threonine protein kinase, with protein sequence MRSQSDATTPHPEIDETVVAPSESTDASRSLAPNVSVVEGTSPHFSAITQSLLRLRLRMAAFALAASYGVFLLFHLWQYIFRYTEGDSFELLLFHCALVAMLLLMGLYLCPKCDNRKPLLYMQEALIFGASAVFTFWIQFNAMGECTASNHMIHSPAPIWLLLIFTYALFIPNKWPRAAVVIGAMAIAPALVMAIGWFAWPDARLAIANNVDMVGKTVLVMLVCSSVAVFGVYTINRLRSEAFRAKQLGQYHLRKMIGSGGMGEVYLAEHTLMKRPCAIKLIRPEKGADGRVLARFEREVRLSSKLSHWNNIDIYDYGRTADGTFYYVMEFLPGLSVSDLVKQYGPMSPQRAIYLMSQTCEALSEAHTKGLVHRDIKPANVFAAQRGGHYDVAKLLDFGLAKPIQAGEEDAQLTQEGSITGSPLFMSPEQASGEHEPDARGDIYSLGALMYFMLTGQAPFNYDRPIKVIIAHAHERPIPPSQVNPDIPSDLDAVVLRCLEKQPQDRYQTAVELAEALDRCEAAGQWNRRLAQQWWNADERRIPVNEEEVFA encoded by the coding sequence ATGCGCAGCCAATCTGACGCAACCACTCCCCATCCAGAAATCGACGAGACGGTCGTCGCGCCATCGGAGTCGACCGATGCGTCCCGCTCGCTCGCTCCCAACGTCTCCGTCGTTGAAGGTACGAGCCCCCACTTTTCGGCGATCACCCAATCGCTGTTGCGCTTGCGTCTGCGGATGGCGGCCTTCGCCTTGGCCGCTTCTTATGGGGTGTTCCTGCTGTTTCACCTCTGGCAGTACATCTTTCGGTACACCGAGGGAGATAGCTTCGAGCTGCTCCTGTTCCACTGCGCCTTGGTCGCGATGCTGCTGCTCATGGGGCTCTACCTCTGCCCCAAGTGCGACAACCGCAAACCGCTGCTCTACATGCAAGAGGCCCTGATCTTCGGAGCCTCGGCGGTATTTACTTTTTGGATCCAATTCAACGCGATGGGGGAATGCACGGCGTCGAACCACATGATTCATAGTCCAGCGCCGATCTGGCTGCTGTTGATTTTCACCTACGCGCTCTTCATTCCCAACAAATGGCCGCGAGCCGCGGTGGTGATCGGCGCCATGGCGATCGCCCCGGCGTTGGTCATGGCGATCGGCTGGTTCGCCTGGCCCGACGCGCGACTCGCGATCGCCAACAACGTCGACATGGTCGGCAAGACCGTGCTGGTGATGCTCGTCTGCAGCAGCGTCGCCGTCTTCGGCGTCTACACGATCAACCGTCTGCGATCAGAAGCGTTCCGCGCCAAACAGCTGGGCCAATACCATCTACGAAAGATGATCGGCTCTGGCGGCATGGGTGAGGTCTATCTGGCCGAGCACACGCTGATGAAGCGTCCCTGCGCGATTAAGTTGATCCGCCCCGAAAAAGGCGCCGACGGTCGCGTTCTGGCTCGCTTCGAGCGGGAAGTCCGCCTTTCGTCGAAGCTCTCCCACTGGAACAACATCGACATCTACGACTACGGTCGCACCGCCGACGGCACGTTCTATTACGTGATGGAGTTCTTGCCGGGGCTGTCGGTTTCGGACCTGGTCAAGCAATACGGCCCGATGTCGCCGCAGCGTGCGATCTACCTGATGTCGCAAACGTGCGAAGCCCTCTCGGAAGCCCATACCAAAGGTCTGGTCCACCGCGACATCAAGCCGGCGAACGTCTTCGCCGCGCAGCGCGGCGGTCACTACGACGTCGCGAAGCTGCTCGACTTCGGGCTCGCCAAGCCGATCCAAGCCGGCGAAGAAGACGCTCAGCTGACGCAGGAAGGGTCGATCACCGGGTCGCCCCTTTTCATGTCGCCGGAACAAGCCTCCGGCGAGCATGAGCCCGACGCTCGTGGCGACATTTATTCGCTCGGCGCCCTGATGTACTTCATGCTGACCGGGCAGGCCCCGTTCAACTACGATCGCCCGATCAAGGTGATCATCGCCCACGCTCACGAACGCCCGATTCCGCCGTCGCAGGTCAACCCGGACATTCCGTCCGATCTCGACGCGGTGGTCCTTCGCTGCCTTGAGAAACAGCCGCAAGACCGCTACCAGACGGCGGTGGAACTCGCGGAAGCGCTCGATCGCTGCGAAGCGGCAGGGCAGTGGAACCGCCGGTTGGCCCAGCAGTGGTGGAACGCGGACGAACGGCGAATTCCGGTGAACGAAGAAGAAGTCTTCGCCTAA
- a CDS encoding DUF1570 domain-containing protein, producing MSSHRISRRLFVSAALAAGSAPWFAWADTPEWPDERQIPPFAIHADFAIETVPQFEGELAGLRRDLATFLTLPQQPTEIHVYLFASASTYREYVTRYFPGVPQRRALFIQANDVPMVFAHRSPHLLTDLRHECCHSLIHQAHKDLPLWLDEGIAEYFEPPQGNRRNRGDYLPQVVQEAKMGEISPLVTLERLRSVDEMGDRQYRHCWAWVHFLRHGPVGAQQALSQYLSAQRQQPPAPVSYFLRGQFADPEADCRRYLMTLGS from the coding sequence ATGAGTTCGCACCGCATCTCCCGGCGACTTTTCGTTTCGGCCGCACTGGCGGCCGGAAGCGCTCCATGGTTTGCTTGGGCAGATACCCCAGAATGGCCAGATGAACGGCAGATCCCGCCGTTTGCCATCCACGCCGACTTTGCGATCGAGACCGTTCCCCAGTTCGAAGGGGAGCTGGCCGGCCTTCGCCGCGATCTCGCTACCTTTCTTACTTTGCCCCAACAGCCAACCGAGATCCACGTTTATCTGTTTGCGTCGGCTTCCACCTATCGTGAGTACGTCACGCGCTACTTTCCTGGCGTACCGCAGCGGCGGGCCTTATTTATCCAGGCCAATGATGTGCCGATGGTCTTCGCCCATCGCTCGCCCCATCTGCTGACGGACTTACGACATGAATGCTGTCATTCCCTGATCCATCAGGCCCACAAGGATCTGCCGCTGTGGCTCGACGAGGGAATCGCCGAATATTTTGAACCGCCGCAGGGCAACCGCCGCAATCGGGGCGACTACCTGCCGCAGGTCGTGCAGGAAGCGAAAATGGGGGAGATCTCTCCGCTGGTAACGCTCGAGCGACTCCGCAGCGTCGACGAGATGGGAGATCGCCAATATCGCCACTGCTGGGCCTGGGTCCATTTCCTGCGACATGGCCCGGTCGGCGCTCAGCAGGCGCTTAGTCAGTATCTCTCGGCCCAGCGCCAACAGCCGCCGGCGCCGGTTTCCTATTTCCTCCGTGGTCAATTCGCTGATCCGGAAGCGGACTGCAGGCGATATCTGATGACGCTCGGCTCTTAA
- a CDS encoding ketoacyl-ACP synthase III, with protein MKYASIGPIAIHLPERIETNEQLQAEFPQWDMNLIAAKTGIDQRHVAAEGECASDLGVKAALRLFEEHAVDPKSIDFLLFCTQTPDYPLPTTACLMQDRLGLPTSCGALDFNLGCSGYIYGLAMADGLIRSGVARRVLLITAETYSKYIAPDDRSIRTIFGDGAAATLVEASDKQELYGFQFGTDGTGADTLLATEGGARPAEDAIQPRHRKRWSSRLYMDGPSLISFTVGAVPQLVENILAAASMDRQQLDLYLFHQATRKMLEQLQERMELDEKRMPIELSKYGNTVSATIPILIHDLRKQGRLEAHRKHVMVGFGVGWSWGGCIWRDPYGSKAYVESD; from the coding sequence GTGAAGTACGCGTCGATCGGACCGATCGCTATCCATTTGCCGGAACGGATCGAAACGAACGAACAGCTGCAGGCAGAGTTCCCTCAGTGGGACATGAACCTGATCGCCGCCAAGACGGGGATCGATCAACGTCATGTCGCCGCCGAAGGAGAGTGCGCCTCCGATCTGGGCGTGAAAGCTGCGCTCCGTCTGTTTGAAGAACATGCGGTCGATCCGAAGTCGATCGACTTTCTGCTGTTCTGCACGCAAACCCCGGACTATCCTCTGCCGACGACCGCTTGCTTGATGCAAGATCGACTTGGCCTGCCGACCAGCTGCGGCGCACTCGATTTCAATCTGGGCTGCTCTGGGTATATTTACGGCCTGGCGATGGCCGACGGCTTGATTCGCTCCGGCGTCGCGCGTCGCGTGCTGCTGATCACGGCCGAGACCTATTCCAAGTACATCGCCCCCGATGACCGCAGTATTCGCACGATTTTCGGCGATGGCGCGGCGGCGACGCTCGTCGAAGCTAGCGACAAGCAAGAGCTCTACGGCTTCCAGTTTGGAACCGACGGCACCGGCGCCGACACGCTGCTGGCGACCGAAGGTGGCGCGCGACCGGCCGAAGATGCGATTCAACCGCGTCATCGCAAACGATGGAGCAGCCGGTTGTACATGGACGGCCCGAGCCTCATCAGCTTCACTGTTGGCGCCGTTCCGCAATTGGTCGAGAACATTCTCGCCGCGGCGTCGATGGATCGTCAGCAACTCGATCTCTATCTGTTCCATCAAGCGACCCGCAAGATGCTCGAGCAGTTGCAAGAGCGGATGGAGCTGGACGAAAAGCGGATGCCGATCGAGCTGAGCAAGTATGGCAACACCGTCTCGGCGACGATTCCGATCCTGATCCACGACTTGCGGAAACAGGGACGCCTCGAAGCGCATCGCAAGCATGTGATGGTTGGTTTCGGCGTCGGTTGGTCGTGGGGCGGTTGCATCTGGCGCGATCCGTACGGCTCGAAGGCGTACGTCGAATCTGACTAA
- a CDS encoding YqgE/AlgH family protein: MQSLQGQLLIASPHLPDPNFLRTVVLMVQHDEEGALGLVLTRPTELTMSAMWQEVAGEEIEDESPVYLGGPVQGPLMALHGHPPAGEIEILPGVYFASDKENIEKLVRDEIEPKRIFIGYSGWGQHQLEAEMDAGGWLLLPAVADHVFTTDVERLWKEVTGKIGSDIMRSTLHLKGMPTDPNMN; encoded by the coding sequence ATGCAGTCGCTCCAGGGTCAATTGCTGATTGCGTCGCCTCATTTGCCTGATCCCAACTTTCTGCGGACCGTCGTCTTGATGGTCCAGCATGACGAGGAAGGCGCCTTGGGGCTGGTTCTGACCCGTCCGACTGAGCTGACGATGTCCGCCATGTGGCAGGAAGTCGCCGGGGAGGAAATCGAGGACGAGAGCCCGGTTTATCTGGGCGGTCCGGTTCAAGGGCCGCTGATGGCGCTGCATGGGCATCCGCCGGCCGGAGAGATCGAAATCTTGCCGGGGGTCTATTTCGCGAGCGACAAAGAAAACATCGAAAAACTCGTGCGCGACGAGATCGAACCAAAGCGGATCTTTATCGGTTACTCAGGCTGGGGTCAGCATCAGCTCGAGGCCGAGATGGACGCCGGGGGTTGGCTATTGCTGCCGGCCGTAGCCGACCACGTCTTTACGACCGACGTGGAACGGCTCTGGAAGGAAGTGACCGGCAAGATCGGCTCCGACATCATGCGGTCGACGCTCCATCTGAAGGGAATGCCGACCGATCCCAACATGAACTGA
- a CDS encoding M24 family metallopeptidase yields MSELDLNIDASRARQQRLWNALASVELDAIIVTQIEHIQYLVGPRFAWVHQPVAVLFADGTATLVAPNEPPAAAAADEILTYEAQWLCTLRNDQRQASSEVLLNYLKSRGKLSKIGVEYSTFSLHMSQQLDATLVDVEPTLYQLRRKKDPDELARLKKAIDGTARMYEVARDMVRPGVSELNVFNALQAAAVKEYGEMLTGTGNDYASGEKGGPPRDRLTQDGELYILDLGPAFRGYFADNCRTIAVNGKPTDEQQQAWEYVMQTFDHVKRTVRPGKSCKELFNEVVAILSAAPIGVFDHHLGHGIGLFPHEAPHLNSCWDDLFAEGDVFTVEPGLYDEKLRFGMRLENDYLVTSSGVELLSDFPIGLT; encoded by the coding sequence ATGAGCGAACTGGACCTGAACATCGATGCAAGCCGCGCACGCCAGCAACGACTTTGGAACGCACTCGCCTCGGTTGAGCTCGATGCGATTATCGTCACGCAGATCGAACACATTCAGTATTTGGTCGGTCCGCGTTTCGCCTGGGTCCATCAACCGGTCGCCGTTCTCTTTGCCGACGGAACCGCGACGCTGGTCGCTCCGAACGAACCTCCGGCCGCCGCTGCCGCCGACGAAATCTTGACCTACGAAGCGCAATGGCTCTGTACGCTACGCAACGATCAGCGTCAGGCGAGCAGCGAAGTGCTGCTGAACTACCTGAAGTCGCGCGGCAAGCTGAGCAAGATCGGCGTCGAGTATTCGACCTTCTCGCTCCACATGTCGCAGCAGTTGGACGCAACGCTGGTTGACGTCGAACCGACGCTCTATCAACTCCGCCGCAAGAAGGATCCCGATGAACTTGCGCGTTTGAAGAAGGCGATCGACGGCACCGCCCGCATGTACGAGGTGGCCCGCGACATGGTCCGCCCCGGCGTCAGCGAACTGAACGTCTTCAACGCGCTGCAAGCGGCCGCGGTCAAAGAATATGGCGAAATGCTGACCGGCACCGGCAACGACTACGCCAGTGGAGAGAAGGGGGGGCCGCCGCGCGATCGCCTGACGCAGGATGGAGAACTTTACATCCTCGACCTCGGCCCGGCGTTTCGGGGTTACTTCGCCGACAACTGCCGCACGATCGCCGTCAATGGCAAGCCGACCGACGAACAGCAGCAAGCGTGGGAATACGTGATGCAAACGTTCGATCACGTGAAGCGGACCGTTCGCCCCGGCAAGAGCTGCAAAGAGCTGTTCAACGAAGTCGTTGCGATTCTAAGCGCCGCGCCGATCGGCGTCTTCGATCATCACCTGGGACATGGCATCGGCCTCTTCCCGCACGAAGCGCCCCACCTCAACTCGTGCTGGGACGACCTCTTCGCCGAAGGGGACGTTTTCACCGTCGAGCCAGGCCTCTACGACGAGAAGTTGCGGTTCGGCATGCGTCTGGAGAACGACTACCTGGTCACCTCCAGCGGCGTTGAGCTCCTTTCCGACTTCCCGATTGGACTGACCTAA